In Metopolophium dirhodum isolate CAU chromosome 7, ASM1992520v1, whole genome shotgun sequence, one genomic interval encodes:
- the LOC132949239 gene encoding PAX-interacting protein 1-like, translated as MFTCSICDETFVGIHHDSTYTTQCGHVFHHQCLMKWLARSKTCPHCRSSVLENNLVKLFLQVDPNARVTWNRKTDEEINTLKEHLKRIKEKETRNTNSIYCLETQLKHTKSALDISNRSVYLFKKEAENQKKNNSEISAELKLMTVQYNESEIDRKKFHAGYSLLQSKIKSLNHELYDLQSSNSSVIDELKFEIADLKSEKAYFQSRCYNIENINIEQPSTSKMNIENRNAISLQNQTKSEYYGNDPQLHISTKQFLLGCVFLFVEGQIQQEDNNICNNTTPKDNIIKYGGLVEQFYSARITHVICVTQKHLIVEQGIKDGKRCVTDYWLSDVISKKSMIPPWLAIHFPIPYRIDNLPCQHFQISIVNFGINEGHIIKAMIELVGGGHVMKEVTSRTDVVISRKLEGELVEKALSINKPVVNVQWLNDILFGAKLGIKEPGNLKYQQFDLCNPFLVNYDMVSHLMEAWKTPLSINKNQQVYDLTLNPDSPTKCKRQKTISECQNMTNLINDDIDDIDDNDVIITYIKSLPLKPCVMFCGFTTDDKEILKMILFLFGGTVASHFFEATHLVMNKPIPSIEFFGCLSTVKYILNENWLKDSHSSLKLQDEKKYCIEHVQDKLLGLCYIPEILENKNRRLLFRDLSFFVTPGIIYPPSHYLEQIISSAGGTIERTRRSLESIRGLAPNSYFIISCQEDHYLYNDLLDIDNVVYLPEFITCSVLAQQVQLQKFLLDVTAQN; from the exons atgtttACTTGTTCAATTTGTGATGAGACATTTGTTGGAATTCATCACGACTCTACTTATACAACACAGTGTGGCCATGTCTTTCATCATCAATGTCTCATGAAATGGTTAGcaag ATCAAAAACTTGCCCACATTGTCGTTCATCGGTATTAGAAAATAATCtggttaaattgtttttacaagTTGATCCTAATGCTCGAGTAACATGGAATAGAAAAACTGATGAAGAAATAAATAcactaaa ggagcatttaaaaagaataaaagagAAAGAAACCCGTAATACTAACTCAATCTATTGTCTTGAAACTCAACTAAAACATACAAAGAGTGCTTTAGACATTAGCAATAGatctgtttatttatttaaaaaagaagctgaaaatcaaaaaaagaataattctGAAATTTCTGCTGAACTAAAATTAATGACTGT acaaTACAATGAATCTGAAATTGATAGAAAGAAATTTCATGCCGGGTATTCACTCCtgcaatcaaaaattaaatcactGAACCATGAACTTTACGATTTACAATCTTCAAATTCATCTGTTAttga tgaattaaaatttgaaatagctgatttaaaatcagaaaaaGCGTACTTTCAAAgcagatgttataatatagagaatataaatattgaacaacCAAGTACATCAAAG ATGAATATTGAAAACAGAAATGCTATATCACTTCAAAATCAAACTAAAAGTGAATATTATGGAAATGATCCTCAGTTACACA TATCTACCAAACAATTTCTATTAggatgtgtatttttatttgtcgagGGCCAAATTCAACaggaagataataatatatgcaataacaCTACGCccaaggataatattattaaatatggtgGATTAGTTGAGCAGTTTTATTCTGCTCGTATCACACATGTAATTTGTGTCACCCAAAAACATCTTATAGTTgaacaa GGTATAAAAGATGGTAAAAGATGCGTGACTGATTACTGGCTCAGCGatgttatttctaaaaaaagtaTGATACCACCTTGGCTAGCTATTCATTTTCCCATACCatacag aatagaCAATTTGCCatgtcaacattttcaaatttcaattgttAATTTTGGTATAAACGAAGGACATATAATTAAAGCAATGATTGAACTCGTCGGTGGTGGTCATGTTATGAAAGAAGTTACTTCCAGAACTGATGTTGTAATTAGCCGGAA attAGAAGGTGAACTTGTAGAAAAAGCTTTATCAATTAATAAACCAGTGGTAAATGTTCAGTGGTTGAATGATATTCTTTTTGGAGCAAAACTTGGTATAAAAGAACctggaaatttaaaataccaacaATTTGATTTATGTAATCCATTTTTAGTGAATTATGACATGGTATCACATTTAATGG agGCCTGGAAAACTCCTTTgtctattaataaaaatcaacaagtaTATGATTTGACTTTAAATCCAGATAGTCCTACAAAATGTAAAAGACAAAAAACAATATCTGAATGCCAAAAcatgacaaatttaattaatgatgacaTTGATGACATTGATGACAATGatgttataattacttatataaaaagtTTACCATTAAAACCATGTGTTATGTTTTGTGGTTTTACAACGGATGATAAAGAAATACTTAAAATG atattatttttatttggcgGTACAGTAGCCAGTCACTTTTTTGAAGCAACTCATTTAGTCATGAACAAGCCTATACCATCGATAGAGTTTTTTGGTTGTCTTTCCACTGTTAAATATATTCTCAATGAAAATTGGTTAAAAGATTCACATTCCAGTTTAAAACTTCAAG atgagaaaaaatattgtatagaacATGTACAAGATAAACTTTTGGGCTTATGTTATATACCGGAAATTCTTGAAAACAAGAACCGTCGTTTACTATTTAGAGACTTATCATTCTTTGTTACTCCTGGAATTATATATCCACCCTCTCATTACTTGGAGCAAATCATTTCTTCTGCTGGTGGTACAATTGAAAGAACAAGAAGATCTTTGGAGTCAATCCGAGGTTTGGCACCCAATTCCTATTTTATAATCTCGTGTCAAGAAGATCACTATTTGTACAACGACTTATTAGATATTGATaacg ttgtttatttACCGGAATTTATAACATGTTCAGTCCTGGCGCAGCAAGTCCAACTACAAAAGTTTTTACTGGATGTAACTGCTCAAaactaa